One window from the genome of Bradyrhizobium xenonodulans encodes:
- a CDS encoding SMP-30/gluconolactonase/LRE family protein, translating to MTRQEAGDHAARDQELRNQDAALSRRTLVRGLALGAAATMAGPALAQTGPAAPPTTITTPPRDFGPNGAPTTYFWDPDIIAVDPSFNDLAQPNTAIKRLYTGLLWAEGPAWSAQGRYLLWSDIPNNRQMRWSEDDGRVSVFRSPSNNSNGNSFDFQGRQLSCEHLTRRVTRYEHDGTATVLADSYQGKKLNSPNDIAAHPDGSYWFTDPPYGGQLYEGEPDVAGGPSNSGGKLNPRIGQPAGFAPGKRELPTNCYRIDPSGRIDLVVTEEQVPDPNGLCFSPDYKKLYVASTGKGPGDTGPGGKGEIFVFDVGADNKLSNPKRFSDCVIDGVKCGPDGVRCDVNGNVWASSNAGRAVGYNGVTVWSPDGKLLGRIRLPEVCGNITFGGPKRNRLFMAASQSLYAVYTATQGAGPG from the coding sequence ATGACACGCCAAGAGGCTGGTGACCACGCGGCTCGTGACCAAGAGCTGCGTAACCAGGATGCTGCGCTTTCACGACGAACACTCGTGCGGGGGCTCGCGCTCGGCGCAGCCGCCACGATGGCCGGCCCCGCGCTGGCCCAGACCGGCCCCGCCGCACCGCCGACGACGATCACCACCCCGCCGCGCGACTTCGGTCCGAACGGTGCGCCGACCACCTATTTCTGGGATCCCGACATCATCGCGGTCGATCCGTCCTTCAACGATCTCGCGCAGCCGAACACCGCGATCAAGCGTCTCTACACCGGCCTGCTGTGGGCCGAAGGTCCGGCCTGGAGCGCGCAGGGCCGGTATCTGTTGTGGAGCGACATTCCCAACAACCGCCAGATGCGCTGGAGCGAGGACGACGGGCGCGTCAGCGTGTTTCGCTCGCCCTCCAACAACTCCAACGGCAACTCGTTCGACTTCCAGGGCCGCCAGCTCTCCTGTGAGCATCTGACCCGGCGGGTGACGCGCTACGAGCATGACGGCACCGCCACGGTGCTCGCGGACTCCTATCAGGGCAAGAAGCTGAATTCGCCGAACGACATCGCCGCGCATCCCGACGGCAGCTACTGGTTCACCGATCCGCCCTATGGCGGCCAGCTCTACGAGGGCGAGCCCGACGTGGCGGGCGGCCCGAGCAATTCCGGCGGCAAGCTCAATCCGCGGATCGGACAGCCGGCCGGCTTCGCACCGGGCAAGCGCGAGTTGCCGACCAACTGCTATCGCATCGACCCCAGCGGCCGCATCGACCTCGTCGTCACCGAGGAGCAGGTGCCCGATCCGAACGGCCTGTGCTTCTCGCCCGACTACAAGAAGCTCTACGTCGCCTCGACCGGCAAGGGACCGGGCGACACCGGGCCCGGCGGCAAGGGTGAGATCTTCGTGTTCGACGTCGGAGCCGACAACAAGCTCTCCAACCCGAAGCGCTTCTCCGACTGCGTGATCGACGGCGTGAAGTGCGGACCCGACGGCGTGCGCTGCGACGTCAACGGCAATGTCTGGGCTTCAAGCAATGCCGGACGCGCCGTCGGCTATAACGGCGTGACGGTGTGGTCGCCGGATGGCAAGCTGCTCGGCCGCATCCGCCTGCCGGAAGTCTGCGGCAACATCACTTTCGGCGGCCCCAAGCGCAACCGCCTGTTCATGGCCGCGAGCCAGTCGCTCTACGCGGTGTACACGGCAACGCAGGGCGCAGGACCCGGCTAA
- a CDS encoding D-alanine--D-alanine ligase family protein — translation MADKIRVVVLYGGRSGEHEVSLKSAASVLRHLDRARFEVIPVSIDKTGRWQWNDLGTIDQAQAAALPILPEAPEMRLARGPDGRGVLIPISASATAPLEIDVVFPVIHGPLCEDGTMQGLLELADVAYVGSGVLGSAVSMDKDVAKRLAEFAGVPVAPYRVLTRKAFVRDRASSLAQAIEGLSLPVFVKPCNMGSSVGIHKVKTRDALDAALDDAFRYDVKVLVEQGIDAREIEVAVLDGEPLFASLASELNPNAHHEFYSYEAKYLDPDGARVDLPARLDAAQMERVRALAVQVFAALECSDLARVDFFLDRRTGEFCFNEINTLPGFTSISMYPKMMEASGVPYGELLTRLVHLALDRHRQRQSLERGYAS, via the coding sequence ATGGCAGACAAAATTCGCGTCGTTGTTCTCTATGGTGGCAGGTCAGGCGAGCACGAGGTCTCGCTGAAATCGGCCGCCTCCGTGCTCAGGCATCTCGACCGTGCGCGCTTCGAGGTGATCCCGGTCTCGATCGACAAGACCGGGCGGTGGCAATGGAACGACCTTGGTACGATCGATCAGGCGCAGGCGGCCGCCTTGCCGATCCTGCCCGAAGCGCCCGAGATGCGGCTCGCCAGAGGACCCGATGGACGCGGCGTTCTCATCCCGATTTCCGCAAGCGCGACTGCCCCGCTCGAGATCGACGTCGTCTTTCCGGTGATCCATGGGCCTCTGTGCGAGGACGGCACGATGCAGGGCCTGCTGGAATTGGCCGACGTCGCCTATGTCGGATCGGGCGTTCTCGGCTCCGCCGTCAGCATGGACAAGGACGTCGCCAAGCGCCTCGCCGAATTCGCCGGCGTTCCGGTCGCGCCCTATCGCGTGCTCACCCGCAAGGCATTCGTACGGGATCGCGCGTCATCTCTGGCGCAGGCGATCGAGGGGCTGAGCCTGCCGGTCTTCGTCAAGCCATGCAACATGGGCTCCAGTGTCGGCATCCACAAGGTCAAGACGCGGGATGCGCTCGACGCGGCGCTCGACGATGCCTTTCGTTATGACGTCAAGGTGCTGGTCGAACAGGGCATCGACGCCCGCGAAATCGAGGTCGCGGTGCTCGATGGCGAGCCCCTGTTCGCGAGCCTCGCCAGCGAGCTCAATCCCAACGCCCACCACGAGTTCTATTCGTACGAGGCCAAATATCTCGATCCCGACGGCGCCCGCGTCGATCTTCCGGCCAGGCTCGACGCCGCACAGATGGAGCGCGTGCGCGCGCTCGCGGTGCAGGTCTTCGCGGCGCTCGAATGCAGCGACCTCGCACGTGTCGATTTCTTCCTCGACCGGCGGACCGGCGAGTTCTGCTTCAACGAGATCAACACCCTGCCCGGCTTTACGTCGATCAGCATGTATCCGAAGATGATGGAAGCCTCGGGCGTGCCCTATGGCGAGTTGCTGACGCGGCTCGTTCATCTGGCGCTGGACCGGCACCGGCAGCGACAATCCCTGGAACGGGGTTACGCGAGCTAG
- the uvrA gene encoding excinuclease ABC subunit UvrA, giving the protein MDDRPRQSDSLMQDDGFVHVRGAREHNLKNIDVRIPRNALVVFTGVSGSGKSSLAFGTIYAEAQRRYLESVSPYARRLFHQMQIPEVDDIEGLPPAVALQQQRGAPTTRSSVGSVTTISNLLRMLYSRAGDYPRGQQTLYAESFSPNTPEGACPTCHGIGRMLDVTEKSMVPDDTKTIRERAIAAWPSAWQGQNLRDILTTLGYDVDRPWRELPRKERDWILFTEEQPTVPVYAGYNAAEVRRALRRKEEPSYQGTFTGAKRYVMQTYAKSESAMMKRRVAQFMITQDCPTCHGTRLKPEALKVKFAGLNIAEMSHLPLKQLHELIKPFARTSTDKSEKTVVARRICEDLSARLAVMLDLGLGYLACERSTPTLSPGELQRLRLATQVRSNLFGVVYVLDEPSAGLHPADTEALLRALDRLKRAGNSIFVVEHEIEVIRHADWLVDVGPDAGDGGGLVLYSGPPEGLGDIAQSRTAHYLAHPRKKLPTVRREPKAHLKLRGVTRNNLRSLDVDIPLGVLASITGVSGSGKSSLISQFLVDTVAGHLGHTLAPDADDDSLAPTIETLGGKIVAGLDLVDRLVVVDQKPIGRTPRSNLATYTGLFDHVRKLFAATSQARSRRYDAGRFSFNVAKGRCSTCEGEGFVCVELLFLPSVYAPCPTCKGARYNDKTLEVKIDGNSIADVLAMRVDEALAFFRDDATLNRSLSVVREVGLGYIRLGQSATELSGGEAQRIKLATELMRPQRGHTLYVLDEPTTGLHPRDVERLIAQLDRIVDAGNSVVVVEHDMDVVSYSDWIIDLGPGAGDEGGHIVAAGTPDQVSAGGGKTARYLARRLKQ; this is encoded by the coding sequence ATGGACGATCGACCGAGACAATCCGACAGCCTGATGCAGGACGACGGATTCGTTCATGTCCGGGGCGCGCGCGAGCACAATCTCAAAAACATCGACGTCCGCATTCCCCGCAACGCCCTCGTCGTGTTCACGGGCGTATCGGGCTCCGGAAAATCATCGCTCGCCTTCGGGACGATCTATGCGGAGGCGCAACGACGGTATCTGGAGTCGGTGTCGCCCTACGCGCGGCGCCTCTTCCACCAGATGCAAATCCCCGAAGTCGACGACATCGAGGGCCTGCCGCCCGCCGTCGCGCTACAGCAGCAGCGAGGCGCACCGACGACGCGGTCGTCCGTCGGCAGCGTGACGACCATCTCGAACCTGCTCAGGATGCTCTATTCCCGCGCCGGCGACTATCCGCGGGGACAACAAACGCTCTATGCGGAGTCGTTCTCGCCGAATACACCCGAGGGCGCCTGTCCGACCTGCCACGGCATCGGCCGGATGCTCGACGTGACCGAGAAGTCGATGGTGCCCGATGACACCAAGACGATCCGCGAGCGCGCCATTGCGGCTTGGCCGAGTGCCTGGCAGGGCCAGAATCTCCGCGACATCCTGACGACCCTGGGCTACGACGTCGACAGGCCCTGGCGCGAACTGCCCAGGAAGGAGCGCGACTGGATCCTGTTCACCGAGGAGCAGCCGACCGTCCCGGTCTATGCCGGTTACAATGCGGCCGAAGTCAGACGCGCGCTGCGCCGCAAGGAAGAGCCGAGCTACCAGGGCACGTTCACGGGCGCGAAGCGCTACGTGATGCAGACCTACGCCAAGTCCGAGAGCGCGATGATGAAGCGTCGCGTCGCGCAATTCATGATCACGCAGGACTGTCCGACCTGCCATGGCACGCGGCTGAAGCCCGAGGCGCTCAAGGTCAAGTTCGCCGGCCTCAATATCGCCGAGATGTCGCATCTGCCGCTCAAGCAACTGCACGAGCTGATCAAGCCATTCGCAAGAACATCGACTGACAAGTCAGAGAAAACCGTCGTCGCGCGACGCATCTGCGAGGATCTGTCGGCGCGGTTGGCCGTCATGCTCGATCTCGGCCTCGGCTATCTCGCCTGCGAACGCAGCACGCCGACACTGTCGCCGGGCGAGTTGCAGCGCCTGCGGCTGGCGACCCAGGTCCGGTCGAACCTGTTTGGCGTCGTCTACGTGCTCGACGAGCCATCGGCTGGCCTTCATCCCGCGGACACCGAGGCGCTGTTGCGTGCGCTGGACCGGCTGAAGCGCGCCGGCAATTCGATCTTCGTGGTCGAGCACGAGATCGAGGTGATCAGGCATGCCGACTGGCTTGTCGATGTCGGCCCCGACGCCGGCGACGGCGGTGGACTCGTCCTCTATAGCGGGCCGCCAGAAGGGCTCGGCGACATCGCGCAATCGCGAACCGCCCATTATCTCGCGCATCCGCGCAAGAAGCTGCCGACAGTCCGCCGCGAGCCGAAGGCACATCTGAAGCTCAGGGGTGTGACCCGCAACAATCTGCGCAGCCTCGACGTCGACATCCCCTTGGGCGTCCTCGCCAGCATCACCGGCGTGTCGGGCTCCGGCAAATCGAGCCTGATCAGCCAATTCCTCGTCGACACCGTGGCCGGGCATCTCGGCCACACACTTGCCCCGGATGCCGATGATGACAGCCTGGCCCCCACGATCGAGACGTTGGGCGGCAAGATTGTAGCAGGCCTCGACCTGGTCGATCGCCTCGTCGTGGTGGATCAGAAGCCGATCGGCCGCACGCCGAGATCCAACCTTGCAACGTATACCGGCCTGTTCGACCATGTGCGGAAGCTGTTCGCGGCAACATCGCAGGCCAGGTCGCGCCGTTACGATGCCGGACGCTTCTCGTTCAACGTCGCGAAAGGCCGATGCAGCACCTGCGAGGGCGAAGGGTTCGTCTGCGTCGAGCTTCTGTTCCTGCCCAGCGTGTATGCGCCCTGTCCGACCTGCAAGGGCGCGCGCTACAACGACAAGACGCTCGAAGTGAAGATCGACGGAAACTCCATCGCCGATGTGCTGGCAATGCGCGTCGATGAGGCCCTCGCCTTCTTCCGCGACGATGCAACGCTGAACCGGTCGCTGTCAGTCGTCCGCGAGGTCGGCCTCGGCTATATCCGCCTCGGCCAATCCGCCACCGAACTGTCCGGCGGCGAAGCCCAGCGCATCAAGCTGGCGACTGAGCTGATGCGTCCGCAACGTGGCCACACGCTCTACGTCCTGGACGAGCCGACCACCGGACTTCACCCGCGCGATGTCGAGCGGCTGATCGCCCAGTTGGATCGGATCGTAGATGCCGGCAACAGCGTGGTCGTGGTCGAGCATGACATGGATGTCGTCTCTTACAGCGATTGGATCATCGACCTCGGCCCCGGCGCCGGCGACGAGGGCGGCCACATCGTCGCAGCGGGCACGCCGGATCAGGTCTCGGCGGGCGGCGGCAAGACGGCGCGCTATCTGGCCCGCCGCTTGAAGCAGTAG
- a CDS encoding ABC transporter substrate-binding protein, translated as MPTSRRQLLKSSAAAAAALSLDWTRAQAQAENLRIGLIYDLTGPFAAGGSVASSVGAQIAIDLVNEKGGVSGKTKIVPVAADSQSKADVAINEAERLISQEKIDIINGVYSSAHAVPMAAKVEQQKKILWITTAVSTAVFKDKNLQYVFRAQIHSDQYGQAFAGFLAEHAQGKLGMDPKDVKVALIHEDGPYGVGVAAADEAYAKQAGIQVVLREGYSASAPDLSVLVTKIKRAKADVISHAGYNPDITLFLRQARESGLRFKMLFGAGAGYSQLDKLRATFGPDIDNFCNIDPVPAQLLDPAKLAPGIGDLTKTMVTRYQAKTGATDVPPHCSMGFNQTWILLNNVLPVAKEKYGSFEPEAIRKAALDVDIPAGGTIQGYGVKFFPPGTPMSGQNERSTPVVMQNAGEHISVVWPTNIRTQDPVFPLPKGSTYGA; from the coding sequence ATGCCGACTTCACGCAGGCAGCTGCTGAAGAGCTCGGCGGCTGCCGCCGCCGCACTCAGCCTCGATTGGACGCGGGCGCAGGCGCAAGCCGAGAATTTGCGCATCGGCCTGATCTACGATCTCACCGGTCCCTTCGCCGCGGGCGGCTCGGTCGCCTCGTCGGTCGGCGCGCAGATCGCCATCGATCTCGTCAACGAGAAGGGCGGCGTCAGTGGCAAGACCAAGATCGTGCCGGTCGCGGCGGACTCGCAGAGCAAGGCCGATGTCGCGATCAACGAGGCCGAGCGGCTGATCAGCCAGGAGAAGATCGACATCATCAACGGCGTCTATTCCAGCGCGCACGCGGTGCCGATGGCGGCGAAGGTCGAGCAGCAGAAGAAGATCCTCTGGATCACGACAGCGGTCTCGACCGCCGTGTTCAAGGACAAAAACCTGCAATACGTGTTTCGCGCGCAGATCCATTCCGACCAGTACGGGCAGGCCTTCGCCGGTTTCCTCGCCGAGCACGCGCAAGGCAAGCTCGGCATGGATCCGAAGGACGTCAAGGTCGCGCTGATCCACGAGGACGGCCCCTATGGCGTCGGCGTCGCCGCCGCCGACGAGGCCTATGCCAAGCAGGCCGGCATCCAGGTGGTGCTGCGCGAGGGCTATTCGGCCTCCGCGCCTGATCTCTCGGTGCTGGTCACGAAGATCAAGCGCGCCAAGGCCGACGTGATCTCGCATGCCGGCTACAATCCCGACATCACCCTGTTCCTGCGCCAGGCCCGCGAGAGCGGCCTGCGCTTCAAGATGCTGTTCGGCGCCGGCGCCGGCTACAGCCAGCTCGACAAGCTGCGCGCCACCTTCGGCCCCGACATCGACAATTTCTGCAACATCGATCCGGTGCCGGCGCAGCTGCTGGATCCGGCCAAGCTCGCGCCGGGTATCGGCGATCTGACCAAGACCATGGTGACGCGCTACCAGGCCAAGACCGGCGCGACCGACGTGCCGCCGCACTGCTCGATGGGGTTCAACCAGACCTGGATTCTGCTCAACAACGTGCTGCCGGTCGCCAAGGAGAAGTACGGCAGCTTCGAGCCCGAAGCCATTCGCAAGGCGGCGCTCGACGTCGACATTCCCGCCGGCGGCACCATCCAGGGCTATGGCGTGAAATTCTTCCCGCCGGGCACGCCGATGTCGGGCCAGAACGAACGCTCGACCCCGGTGGTGATGCAGAACGCCGGCGAGCACATCTCGGTGGTGTGGCCGACCAACATCAGAACGCAGGACCCGGTGTTTCCGCTGCCAAAGGGATCGACTTACGGGGCGTGA
- a CDS encoding ISAs1 family transposase — translation MDRFSECFEDLPDPRADNALHDLTELLFIALMATLCGATSCTDMALFARLKAYLWQDVLVLKHGLPSHDTFSRVFRMLDPKAFEAAFRRFMEAFAQGAQIARPQGVIALDGKALRRGYESGKSHMPPVMVTAWAAQTRMALANVLAPNNNEAAGVLQLLELLQLKGCVVTADALHCHRGMAKQIVTQGGDYVLAVKENQPALLADAKAAIAAAARKGKKPVATADADHGRKERRSALVVPVKDMAEKHNFPALKAVARITSKRGKDKAVERYFLMSQNYSRTQVLRIVRTHWTIENGLHWPLDVILDEDLARNRKDNGPANLAVLRRLALNVARAHPDSTISLRLKLKRAGWNDAFFFELLGHMR, via the coding sequence ATGGATCGATTTTCGGAGTGCTTCGAAGACCTGCCCGACCCGCGTGCGGACAATGCGCTGCACGACCTGACGGAGCTTTTGTTCATCGCGCTGATGGCGACGTTGTGCGGAGCGACGAGTTGCACCGACATGGCGCTGTTTGCGCGGCTGAAGGCTTATCTTTGGCAGGACGTGCTGGTGCTCAAGCATGGCTTGCCGAGCCATGACACGTTCAGCCGAGTGTTCCGCATGCTCGATCCAAAAGCATTCGAGGCGGCATTCCGCCGCTTTATGGAAGCCTTCGCTCAAGGCGCGCAGATTGCACGGCCGCAAGGCGTGATCGCGTTGGACGGCAAGGCGCTGCGGCGTGGCTACGAGAGCGGCAAAAGCCACATGCCGCCGGTGATGGTGACGGCGTGGGCAGCGCAGACGCGCATGGCGCTGGCCAACGTTCTGGCGCCGAACAACAACGAAGCCGCCGGCGTTTTGCAACTGCTCGAACTCTTGCAACTCAAAGGCTGCGTCGTGACGGCCGATGCACTGCATTGTCACCGAGGGATGGCCAAGCAGATCGTGACGCAGGGCGGCGACTACGTGCTGGCGGTGAAGGAGAACCAGCCCGCCCTGCTGGCTGACGCCAAGGCCGCGATTGCCGCAGCGGCGCGCAAGGGGAAGAAGCCGGTTGCTACCGCCGATGCAGACCATGGGCGTAAGGAAAGACGCAGCGCGCTTGTCGTGCCCGTCAAAGACATGGCCGAGAAACATAACTTTCCCGCCCTCAAAGCTGTCGCCCGGATCACCAGCAAGCGCGGCAAGGACAAAGCTGTCGAGCGCTACTTCCTGATGAGCCAAAACTACAGTCGCACACAGGTTTTGCGCATCGTTCGCACCCATTGGACCATCGAAAACGGCCTGCACTGGCCGCTCGACGTCATCCTCGACGAGGATCTGGCCCGCAACCGCAAGGACAACGGTCCTGCCAACCTTGCCGTCCTCAGGCGACTTGCCCTCAACGTCGCCAGAGCTCACCCCGACAGCACCATCTCCTTGCGTCTCAAGCTCAAGCGGGCCGGCTGGAACGATGCCTTCTTCTTCGAACTCCTCGGCCACATGCGATAG
- a CDS encoding Gfo/Idh/MocA family protein, whose translation MSRIRVGLVGCGFVSELHMYAFRRVYGVDVEVAAVAARGDRVVAFAGHHGIPRVYRSFTDLIADRELDVIDICTPPNLHAEMIVASMQAGKHVICEKPFAGYFGRDGDPQPIGRHVPKALMYERVLEEMDATRAAIERTGKLFMYAEDWIYAPAVTKTAEILKATKDKILFMKGEESHSGSHAAHAAQWAMTGGGSLIRMGCHPLSAILYLKQVEAKARGETIRVASVTGDVGNVTANLKPEERTYIKANPVDVEDWGTLTTTFSDGTKATVFSGDMIMGGVRNLVETYTSGGSLFANITPNNHLMSYQTSEEKLASVYITEKVDRKTGWQYVCLEEEWTRGYLQEIQDFMECAATGRQPLSDLALAYETIKVNYAGYWAAEEGRRVVL comes from the coding sequence ATGAGCAGGATCAGGGTGGGACTCGTCGGCTGCGGCTTCGTGTCGGAGCTGCACATGTATGCGTTCCGGCGCGTCTACGGCGTTGACGTCGAGGTCGCAGCGGTGGCCGCGCGCGGCGATCGCGTCGTCGCATTCGCGGGGCATCACGGCATTCCGCGCGTCTATCGCAGCTTCACTGATCTGATCGCGGACCGCGAGCTCGACGTCATCGACATCTGCACCCCGCCCAATCTCCATGCCGAGATGATTGTCGCCAGCATGCAGGCCGGCAAGCACGTGATCTGCGAGAAGCCGTTCGCAGGCTATTTCGGCCGTGACGGCGACCCGCAGCCGATCGGCAGGCATGTGCCGAAGGCGCTGATGTATGAGCGCGTGCTGGAGGAGATGGACGCCACCCGGGCCGCGATCGAGCGCACCGGAAAACTGTTCATGTATGCCGAGGACTGGATCTACGCGCCGGCCGTGACCAAGACCGCGGAGATTCTCAAGGCCACCAAAGACAAGATCCTGTTCATGAAGGGCGAGGAGAGCCATTCCGGCTCCCACGCCGCGCATGCCGCGCAATGGGCGATGACCGGCGGCGGCTCGCTGATCCGGATGGGTTGCCATCCGCTCTCGGCGATCCTCTATCTCAAGCAGGTCGAGGCGAAGGCGCGCGGCGAGACCATCCGCGTTGCCAGCGTCACCGGCGATGTCGGCAATGTCACGGCTAACCTGAAGCCGGAGGAGCGCACCTACATCAAGGCCAACCCGGTCGACGTCGAGGACTGGGGTACGCTGACCACGACGTTCTCGGACGGCACCAAGGCCACCGTGTTCTCCGGCGACATGATCATGGGCGGCGTGCGCAACCTGGTCGAGACCTATACGTCAGGCGGCTCGCTGTTCGCCAACATCACGCCGAACAACCATCTGATGAGCTACCAGACCTCCGAGGAGAAGCTCGCCAGCGTCTACATCACCGAAAAGGTCGACCGCAAAACCGGCTGGCAATATGTCTGCCTCGAGGAGGAATGGACGCGCGGCTATTTGCAGGAGATCCAGGACTTCATGGAATGCGCCGCGACGGGCCGCCAGCCGCTGTCGGACCTGGCGCTGGCGTATGAGACGATCAAGGTGAACTACGCGGGGTACTGGGCGGCGGAGGAGGGGCGGAGGGTGGTGTTGTAG
- a CDS encoding septal ring lytic transglycosylase RlpA family protein, producing MRAQLTLLFCIATFSLSAFSVAHAESGLASYYGYGKAGKGGELTCAHRTRPFGSVLRVSYSGRSIQCRVNDRGPFIRGRIVDLSVPAARALGMMSAGVVRVSVE from the coding sequence GTGCGAGCACAGCTGACTCTATTGTTTTGTATAGCCACTTTCTCGCTTTCAGCTTTTTCCGTTGCACACGCCGAGAGCGGGCTCGCCTCCTATTACGGATACGGAAAAGCCGGTAAAGGCGGCGAGCTGACCTGTGCTCACCGCACGCGTCCGTTCGGCAGCGTGCTCAGGGTGTCCTACAGCGGGCGCTCGATCCAGTGCCGCGTCAACGATCGCGGCCCGTTCATCCGCGGCCGGATCGTGGACCTCTCGGTCCCCGCCGCCCGCGCGCTCGGCATGATGAGCGCCGGCGTGGTGCGGGTCTCGGTGGAATAG
- a CDS encoding CmcJ/NvfI family oxidoreductase, whose protein sequence is MGLQVTKIESLPFVTAELNYLAPVSGKPRTYAFDPPPGEPKSTSLPEPHQVPIFDGRLIANNFSLDREGFALVRHPNQVKDFYNEAEIKAVYYPAVEAFLRATLKADRVVIFDHTVRKRVEGAPDIRDGGPRQPATRVHVDQTDISGANRVREHLPDEAEELLKGRVQVINLWRPIRGPLQDSPLAVVDGTTVAPDDLVASDLIYPNRRGETYSVKYNPNHRWFYFPEMTPDEALLLKCYDSATDGRTRFGPHTAFVDPTTPADAAPRESIEVRTLVFHKQ, encoded by the coding sequence ATGGGCCTGCAAGTAACAAAAATCGAGTCGCTTCCCTTCGTCACTGCCGAACTCAACTATCTCGCGCCCGTTTCGGGCAAGCCGCGCACCTATGCTTTCGATCCGCCGCCGGGCGAGCCGAAGAGCACCTCGCTGCCGGAGCCGCACCAGGTTCCGATCTTCGATGGGCGGCTGATCGCGAACAATTTCTCGCTCGATCGCGAGGGCTTTGCGCTGGTGCGCCATCCGAACCAGGTGAAGGACTTTTACAACGAGGCGGAGATCAAGGCGGTCTACTATCCCGCGGTCGAGGCGTTCCTGCGCGCAACGCTGAAGGCTGACCGCGTCGTCATCTTCGACCACACTGTACGCAAGCGCGTCGAGGGCGCCCCTGACATCCGCGACGGTGGCCCACGCCAGCCTGCGACGCGTGTTCATGTCGATCAGACCGACATCTCCGGCGCCAACCGCGTGCGCGAGCATCTGCCTGACGAGGCCGAGGAGCTGCTGAAGGGCCGTGTGCAGGTGATCAATCTCTGGCGGCCGATCCGCGGGCCCTTGCAGGATTCACCGCTGGCGGTGGTGGATGGCACCACGGTCGCGCCCGATGATCTCGTCGCTTCCGACCTGATCTATCCCAATCGTCGCGGTGAGACCTATTCGGTGAAGTACAATCCGAACCATCGCTGGTTCTATTTTCCGGAGATGACGCCGGACGAGGCGCTGCTGCTCAAATGCTACGATTCGGCGACCGACGGCCGCACCCGCTTCGGGCCGCATACTGCCTTCGTCGATCCGACCACGCCCGCCGATGCCGCGCCGCGCGAAAGCATCGAGGTCCGCACACTGGTCTTTCACAAACAGTAA